In the genome of Pseudomonadota bacterium, the window AGCCGGAGAGAATGCCTGTTATCTGCTCCTTGCATTTATCTCTCTGAAGATGGAGATGAGCTGGAGAACAACGAAAATAGGGAAGGTACGTCCTAATTTGCCCCTCTATAAAAAATTTACACAATTAAGTTGACAGTACCAACATCAGTGTCTTTAATCAGTTCTTTTATTTCTTTTACTTGATTCTCATTTCCACTCAAAATGTTCGAAGTATCTCCCATAATAATTGCTATACGGTGCTTGCAATGCAGACCATACTCTCCCGCTTGGCATGTGCATTTTGTTGTTAGTTGATCACCCTCTCTAGTAAACGTTACCTCATACTGTCCGGTGCTTCCTCTGACAAGAAACCTGTACTTATCCATCTTGTTTATGGTTGCCTACCCGTATTGCTTTTTGTTCGGCATCAGGTTTTTCAGTTTTCCTTCTGGTCCGATGATAAGGAATCTGACAAAATCATCTTGGGGCAGTGTATATTCTCCAGTTCTCTCCAGCCTTGTCCTGGTGTCATTTGGGACGAAGATTTCAACGACAACATTCGTAGACGATCCTGGTACATTTTTATCTGACTGCATTGCGTCTATAACTTCCTTAACCTGCACTGCCAGCCTCAGTTTTTGTAATGCTTGAGACCAAGGAAGAGAATAGGCTGACGGAGTGTCATACATAGTGTCACCAACCTTAAAGGAGAACGCAGTGCCTTGTGTCCACACCAATTTATCCTGCCCATGTTCTTTTCTGATCGTCTTTTTGATATCGAGAGTATCATTGAAACACCTTGGGATGCACATATACCAGTCTTGCGTATAATCCTCTTCTGGGGCTCTAAGAATATCTGTAAGCCGGTTTGCCTTTTTTGTCTTCAACCTTTTTCTATCAAGAAGAATCTCCAGAACACTCAGTGATTTCTCGCTCATGCAATCTCCTTCTCAGTTATGTTCAGGGAAAAAGACATTTTGGTATTTTTCCATCATGGTGCGTCAGCCCCAAGCGGAACTGTTAAGAAACCCCACTGGCCTATCATCGTTTTCTCTCTTTCTTTGTGTCTTTACCCTAAAGGTTTTCTATGAATGCAAGCCACTGTCCTTCCATGAGCACCGGAATCCCCAAATCGTGGGCCTTCTTAACATCAGACCCTGGATCAGCCCCAGCCACTACGTAATCTGTTTTCTTAGATACGGAACTAGTAACATTGACCCCGAGCGCCTCTGCTTTAACCTTCGCTTCACTGCGACTCATCGTATCTAACCTTCCTGTAAAAACGACGTTCTTACCGGAGAGGGGCGAAGAATCAATGTCTGGGCCAGAAAAGTCAGTTACTTCGATGAGAGAGCCTAACTTATCCAGGATGTGTACATTGCGCGGTTCTGAGAAGAACGCTACCATTGTATCTGCCATATTCTCACCGATACCGTTTATGTTTTTCAACTCCTCGTAGGCATTAGTGCTTTTATCCTTGGCCATCTCCATTGTTTGTCTCCAGTTCCTCAGTGAGCGAAAATTTTTTGCCAGCAGCTTAGCTGTTGCTTGCCCAACTTGATCAATACCGAGTGCATAGATGAATCGATCCAGTGAGATGACTTGGCGCCTTCGTATAGCTTCAAAAAGTTTACGAACTGACACGTCACCGAAGCCTTCACGACTCCTGAGAGGGTTTGGTTTATCCCTATCGCGCTCCTCCAACCTGAAGATGTCCGCTGGTGAGCCTATCAGACCACCTCTGTGAAAAGCCTCTATGTTCTTCTCACCAAGCCCTTCAATATCAAAAGCATCACGGGACACAAAGTGCTTTAACTTTTCCACCAATTGAGCCGGGCACACAAGGCCGCCCGTGCAGCGCCAAGCCGCCTCGTTAAACTTGCGTGACGCACGGCTTCCGCATACTGGGCAGCGATCAGGAAAGATGTACTTTGTGGTATCGCCGGGTCGGTTAGCAAAAACGACAGACACAGCTTGCGGTATCACGTCACCAGCCCGTTGGATGATGATCTGGTCTCCAACACGAAAATCTTTACGTTCTATTTCGTCTTGATTATGTAAAGTGCAGCGCGAAATCAGAACGCCCCCAAGACTAATTGGCTCCAATTCCGCCACCGGAGTAAGAGTACCAGTCCGTCCAACCTGAATATTGATGTTTTTAAGATGTGTTTTTCCTTGCTCGGACGGGAATTTGTAGGCAATGGCCCAGCGTGGAGCCCGTGCATCAGAGCCCCACCTCCTCTGCCAATCCAGTCTGTTGAGTTTGTAAACAATCCCGTCAATTGAAAAGGACAAGGTAGACCGTATGTTCTGGATTTCGTCGTAGTAATCAATCATCTCGTTTAGCCCTCTTACGAGACGTGACGGCTCGTTCAATTTGAAATGCCAGTTAGAGAGCATTTTTCTGGCTTCCCACTGCGTTTGAGCGATGGGTTCGGATATTTCCCCCCAAGCGTAGAAGAAAAAGTGGAGAGGCCGGGCTGCAGTAATTAAAGGATCGAGTTGGCGGAGGCTTCCGGCTGCTGCGTTACGTGGATTTGCAAATACTTTATCTCCGGACTGCTTTTGTTGTTCATTAAGCCTAAGAAAATCGCTGTTTTCCATGTATACTTCGCCGCGTGCCTCGAAAACCATTGGAGCGTTCTCGGGAAGCTCCTTTGGAACATCACGAATCGTCCTAACATTAGCCGTAACGTCTTCACCCTTCTCTCCGTCCCCGCGAGTGACCGCCTGGATGAGTCTGTGATTTTCATACCGAACAGAACATGACAGACCGTCGATTTTTGGTTCAGCCACTATTTCAATTGGCAATGAGGGGTCAGTACTAAGTTCGATGAAGAAGTTACGAACACTGTTAAGAAAATTTGCCACACCCTCGCGGGTGTTCGCAAGGTCTAAAGACAGCATCGACACCGAGTGATAAACCTCTTTGAAGGCTGCAACTGGCCGTGCCCCAACCCTTTTTGATGGGCTATCAGGTCTCACAAGATGCGGGAATCGTTTTTCAATCTTCTCGTTGATTCGTCGAAGAGCATCGTAATCAGCATCGCTGATTTCGGGAGCATCTTGGGCGTAATAGAGTTTATCATGATGCGTGATCTGATCTGCGAGTTCTGCCAACGTCTGACTCGCTTGTTCTTCGGTCATGTTCTCGACTTTGAGATCCAAGTAGAATCTGTGGTCTCGGCGCATTTAGTATTTCCTCCGCATGAATTGGTGAGTCTTAAATGCCATATGTTACCAAGCCGCTGTTCTAAATTCAATGTGATATGCTGCAGCGGTTTAAAAACGGATCTACTTCAATACCAGTTTTACCTCGGTTATTCCATCAGGCTGCATTTTTGTTGTAAATCCTAATTTTCTTGCAATCCTCAACATTTTTTCATTTTCTGTAAGTACCGTGCCATAAATCTCTTCCAGCCCTTTATCCTGAGCAATGCCTATTATTACGTCAACGAGTTTATAACCCAGACCTTTTCCGTGGTAATTATCATGCACGAGTACTGCATATTCACCACTTCTGAAGTAGGGTTCAATGATAAGCCTCCCGATACCTATTATCTTTCTTTTATCGCCCTCTCTCAATTCTGCGACAATAGCTATTTCCCTGTCATAATCTATATTGCAGAATCTGATAAGCATTTCATGGGTGATATCTTTTATTATAGAAAAGAATCTTGTTCTCAGTGTTTCTTGAGAAAGGGTAGAAAGCATTTCATGCTCTAGTGGTTCATCTTCTGGTTTTATCGGCCTAAGCGTCACTTCGGTGCCATCCATCAATTTCCATGTTGTTGTATATCTTGTTGGATAAGGTGTAATTACAAGGTGTGGGTACTGGACAGTATAATCAATATATTCTTTGTCTATGATGATTCTTGCATCAAGGGCATATGCTTTTCCGTTTGATATTGCAATTGGATTTATATCCATTTCGGCAATTTCTGGGAAATCAACAATCAGATTGGAGAAGCTTACCAATATGTGTTCAAGTTCTTTCATATCGGCAGGTTTTTTCCCTCTATACCCCTGGAGCATCTTATATACTTCTGTCTCCTCCATTAATCTCCGTGCAAGTGTCTGGTTTAACGGAGGAAGACCGATCGAAATATCTTTGAATACTTCTGTACCTATTCCTCCCATTCCAAAGAGGATGATTGAACCGAAATCTTTATCTTTTTTTGTCCCTAAAATAACTTCGTAGTCTATTTTATCAATCATCTTCTGGATAGTAATCCCCGATATTACTGCTTGCGGGACTTTTTCCTTGACCCCTCTCAGTAACTGTGAATATTCTTCCCTCAATTCTTCTTCAGACCTTATCCCGGCCTTGACACCACCGACATCACTTTTATGTGTAATGTCAGGGGATGCAATCTTCAAAACTACGGGGTATTTTACTCTATTTGCTATGCTTATCGCTCCATCAATGCTGTGAACCAGGTAGGGCACGGTGATCGGAATGCCGTAATCGCTTAAAAAGTCTTTTGATTCTTCTTCAGAAAGAATGGTTCTCCCCTCTTTAACAACCCTCCTTATAAAGGCCTTCAAATGATTTTTGGGCGGCGCCTCTTTTAATGAAAGTTCAGCGGGAGTTTCATAAAGCAATGCAAGGTTTCTGTAATATTTGTACATGTAAAGGTATGTTTTTACCGCATCTTCAGGGGTTTCATATGTGGGTATATTATTACTAAGCAGGATCTCTCTCCCTTTTTGAACATATTCTCCACCAACCATTGCTACTATTATTGGTTTCCATGCCTGCTTTGCAATTTCAATAACTGAGCTTGCTAACTTGTCAGGTTTGGAGATGGCTTGTGGTGCATAAATGACGAGGACACCATCCACGTCAGGATCGTCCAGACAGACCTTAATGGCCTTCACATACCGCTTGTTATCCGCATCTCCCAGCACATCAACCGGATTGGCTTTGCTCCAGAACGAAGGTAAGAATGAATTAAGCTCGCTTATACTTTTTTCTGAAAGCTTTGCGAGTTCTCCTTCTAAGTCAATTAATGCATCTGTTGCTATCACACCAAAACCACCTGCGTTTGTGACAATTGCAAGCCTGCGACCCTTTGGTAGGTACTTCGAGTCAAGAACCTCTGCTGTGTTAAATAAACCTGCAAACTCTTTTACCCTAATCACTCCTACTCTTTTAAATGCAGCATCATAAACCTGATCATCTCCCGCCATTGTACCTGTATGAGAGAGTGCGGCCCTCGCACTCTCCATAAATCTCCCTGGTTTTACAATGATTATGGGTTTGCTCCGTGCAAACCCTCTTGCTGCGCTCATAAATTTTTTTGCATTACCAACACCCTCCATATAAAGCATAATACTTCTTGTATGGTAATCGTCACCAAGAAAGTCAATCATATCGCCGAAATCTATATCGATCATTGAACCAAGGGATGCAAACATACTGAAACCAATGTGTGCATTAATTGCCCAGTCGAGTATGGCACCACCTAAAGCGCCGCTTTGCGAAATAAAAGCAATGTTGCCACGGGCAGGGTTTGCTTTTAAAAAGGATGTGTTTAAACCAATATTGGGTCTGATCACACCGATACAGTTTGGTCCTATAATTCTCATACCGTATTTTTTTCTAATTTCAATTATCTCACCCTCCAGCCTTTTTCCTTCCTCCCCGATCTCCTTAAATCCTGCAGAAATTATAGTAACCCCATCTACTTCAGCCATTCCACATTCTTCAACAATTTCAGGTACAGTTTTGGCTGGTGTTGCAATTACTGCAAGGTTAATATGTTCTGGAATGCTTGTGATATTTGGGTAGCATTTTAGCTCTAATATTTTTTCTTTATGAGGATTCACAGGAAATATCTTTCTATCCCCTGGTGAAAGAAGGTTTTCAAGGATTGCTGTTCCAACAGCGCCTGGTTCATCGCTTGCCCCGATAAGGGCAATGGTCTTAGGGTCAAACATTGCATTAATGCTACCCATTTTCATTTTAACCCCCCAGCTCTTTAATAGCAGTTTCTTATAATTTCAATTTTATCAGAACTATTAAAAAAGTAAATCAGTTTTTTCAAATATAACAAGTACTTCTAAATGGGCTGTATGAGGGAAAAAGTCAAAGGACGCAATCTTCCTAACAGTATAATTGTGTTCCTGCAAATATTTCATGTCCCTTGCCAGTGTTGATGGGTTACAGGAAACGTATGCAATTTTTTTGGGATAGAGGTCCAAAATTAGTTTTAGTCCCTGATTGCTCATACCTCTCCTGGGAGGGTCTATTACAAGAAGATCAGGTTTATCAATGGGTATATCTTTCGGTACTTTTTCCACTTTCCCTTTGTAGAAAGAACAGTTTTTTATACCATTGAGTTGACAATTTTCGATGGCATTCATGATATTCGTAGAATTTGAATCAATGCCTGTTACCTTTTCTGCAGTACGAGAAAGAAACATTTCTATTGGACCTGTTCCGCAGTAGAGGCCTAATATTTTCTCATTACCTTTGAGCTGTGACAGTTGAACTATTTTGTTATAAAGCACTTTAGCTCCCTTGCTATTAGGTTGAAAGAAGGATTGTGGATAAATTCTAAATGTAAAACCACTTATTAACTCTTCTATGTATGGTTCCCCAAAAAGGTGATACTGTTTTTCATAGTTTTCAATGTCTGTGTGTCTATTATTTATTACCCTGTAAAGGCTTTTAACTTCTGGAATCTGTTCAACTAACTTCTGCCAAAGGCCTTCTGTGTCAGGTAGCTCACCGTTTGTTGTTTCAAGAAGTGCCATTACCTTACCCGTAGTTTTTGACTCTCTTAAAATAAGGTGTCTCAGAAACCCTTTCCTCGTTAATGGGTTGTAAGGGGTGAGATTATGTTTCGTTGAAATGTCTGAAAATAGTGGAATTATTTTTTC includes:
- a CDS encoding bifunctional acetate--CoA ligase family protein/GNAT family N-acetyltransferase translates to MKMGSINAMFDPKTIALIGASDEPGAVGTAILENLLSPGDRKIFPVNPHKEKILELKCYPNITSIPEHINLAVIATPAKTVPEIVEECGMAEVDGVTIISAGFKEIGEEGKRLEGEIIEIRKKYGMRIIGPNCIGVIRPNIGLNTSFLKANPARGNIAFISQSGALGGAILDWAINAHIGFSMFASLGSMIDIDFGDMIDFLGDDYHTRSIMLYMEGVGNAKKFMSAARGFARSKPIIIVKPGRFMESARAALSHTGTMAGDDQVYDAAFKRVGVIRVKEFAGLFNTAEVLDSKYLPKGRRLAIVTNAGGFGVIATDALIDLEGELAKLSEKSISELNSFLPSFWSKANPVDVLGDADNKRYVKAIKVCLDDPDVDGVLVIYAPQAISKPDKLASSVIEIAKQAWKPIIVAMVGGEYVQKGREILLSNNIPTYETPEDAVKTYLYMYKYYRNLALLYETPAELSLKEAPPKNHLKAFIRRVVKEGRTILSEEESKDFLSDYGIPITVPYLVHSIDGAISIANRVKYPVVLKIASPDITHKSDVGGVKAGIRSEEELREEYSQLLRGVKEKVPQAVISGITIQKMIDKIDYEVILGTKKDKDFGSIILFGMGGIGTEVFKDISIGLPPLNQTLARRLMEETEVYKMLQGYRGKKPADMKELEHILVSFSNLIVDFPEIAEMDINPIAISNGKAYALDARIIIDKEYIDYTVQYPHLVITPYPTRYTTTWKLMDGTEVTLRPIKPEDEPLEHEMLSTLSQETLRTRFFSIIKDITHEMLIRFCNIDYDREIAIVAELREGDKRKIIGIGRLIIEPYFRSGEYAVLVHDNYHGKGLGYKLVDVIIGIAQDKGLEEIYGTVLTENEKMLRIARKLGFTTKMQPDGITEVKLVLK
- the ligA gene encoding NAD-dependent DNA ligase LigA, encoding MTEEQASQTLAELADQITHHDKLYYAQDAPEISDADYDALRRINEKIEKRFPHLVRPDSPSKRVGARPVAAFKEVYHSVSMLSLDLANTREGVANFLNSVRNFFIELSTDPSLPIEIVAEPKIDGLSCSVRYENHRLIQAVTRGDGEKGEDVTANVRTIRDVPKELPENAPMVFEARGEVYMENSDFLRLNEQQKQSGDKVFANPRNAAAGSLRQLDPLITAARPLHFFFYAWGEISEPIAQTQWEARKMLSNWHFKLNEPSRLVRGLNEMIDYYDEIQNIRSTLSFSIDGIVYKLNRLDWQRRWGSDARAPRWAIAYKFPSEQGKTHLKNINIQVGRTGTLTPVAELEPISLGGVLISRCTLHNQDEIERKDFRVGDQIIIQRAGDVIPQAVSVVFANRPGDTTKYIFPDRCPVCGSRASRKFNEAAWRCTGGLVCPAQLVEKLKHFVSRDAFDIEGLGEKNIEAFHRGGLIGSPADIFRLEERDRDKPNPLRSREGFGDVSVRKLFEAIRRRQVISLDRFIYALGIDQVGQATAKLLAKNFRSLRNWRQTMEMAKDKSTNAYEELKNINGIGENMADTMVAFFSEPRNVHILDKLGSLIEVTDFSGPDIDSSPLSGKNVVFTGRLDTMSRSEAKVKAEALGVNVTSSVSKKTDYVVAGADPGSDVKKAHDLGIPVLMEGQWLAFIENL
- the rlmD gene encoding 23S rRNA (uracil(1939)-C(5))-methyltransferase RlmD gives rise to the protein RKDGHTIIGLRERVSPFKKFTGQVVPLEKCLIFSPVVEKIIPLFSDISTKHNLTPYNPLTRKGFLRHLILRESKTTGKVMALLETTNGELPDTEGLWQKLVEQIPEVKSLYRVINNRHTDIENYEKQYHLFGEPYIEELISGFTFRIYPQSFFQPNSKGAKVLYNKIVQLSQLKGNEKILGLYCGTGPIEMFLSRTAEKVTGIDSNSTNIMNAIENCQLNGIKNCSFYKGKVEKVPKDIPIDKPDLLVIDPPRRGMSNQGLKLILDLYPKKIAYVSCNPSTLARDMKYLQEHNYTVRKIASFDFFPHTAHLEVLVIFEKTDLLF